GCCTCGCTCGGCGTGGACCCGGACCGGCTGCGCCGCGAGCTGTTCGTGGTGACCGCCGCCGTCACCGGCACGGTGGTCGCGGTCAGCGGGGCGATCGGCTTCGTCGGGCTGCTGGTGCCGCACCTGGCCCGGATGCTGGTCGGCGCCGGGCACCGCCGGGTGCTGCTGGTCGCGCCGCTCGCCGGGGCGCTGCTGCTGGTCTGGGTTGACATCGCCTCCCGCACCCTGCTGGCACCCGCCGAATTGCCCGTCGGGGTGTTCACCGCCGTGCTCGGCGTGCCCGTCTTCCTGCTGATGATGCGCCGCCGCGGCCAGGCCTTCGGAGCCGGACGATGACCGGGCCGATCCCCGCGGACGACCTGACCCGCCCGGCGCCGGCCCAGGGGCTCGCCGTCGACGCCGTCTCGGTGCAGCTGGCCGGCGCCCGGCTGGTCCACGAGGTGAGCCTGCGGGCCGCCGCCGGCCGGGTGGTCGGGCTGATCGGGCCGAACGGCAGCGGCAAGTCGACCCTGCTGCGCTGCGTCTACCGGGTGCTGCGGCCGGCCGGCGGCACCGTCCGGCTGGACGGCGACGACCTGCACGCCCTCACCGCCCGCGAGACGGCCCGGCGGGTGGCCGCACTGACCCAGGAGCACTCCGCCGAGTTCGACTTCACGGTGGCCGAGGTGGTCGCCATGGGCCGGCTGCCGCACCGGCGCGGGTTCGGCGCCCCCACCGACCGGGACCGGGAGCGCTGCGCCGAGGCCCTGCGCAAGGTCCGGGCCGGCCACCTCGCCGACCGGGGCTTCCTGAGCCTGTCCGGGGGCGAGAAGCAGCGGGTGCTGTTCGCCCGTGCCCTCGTCCAGGAGCCGCGCCTGCTGGTGCTCGACGAACCCACCAACCACCTCGACATCGCCCACCAGTTGGAGGTGCTGGCGCTGGCCCGCGAGGCCGGCCCGACGGTGCTCACCGCGCTGCACGACCTCAACCTGGCGGCCGGCCACTGCGACCTGCTGTACGTGCTGCGGGCCGGCCGGATCGTCGCCTCGGGCCCGCCCGCGGAGGTGCTGCAACCCGCCCTGCTGGCCGAGGTGTTCGGCGTCCGCGCCACCCCGGTCCGGCACCCGGGGACCGGCGCCCTCCAGCTGCTGTTCGACCGCCTCACCTGACCCCGGAAGGAACCCACGTGCGCACCAAGGCCGTTGCCACCGCCGCCCTGCTCACCCTCGGACTGACCGCCTGCGGCGCCGAGATCGCCCCGAAGGAGGCCGCCGCCGGCTCCGCCCACTACCCGGTGACCGTGCGGAACTGCGGCGAGCAGCTGACCTTCCCGCAGAAGCCCGCCCGGGTGGTCACCAACGACGTCAACATCACCGAGCTGATGCTCTCCCTCGGCCTCGCCGACCGGATGGCCGGGTACGTCATGCCCGACGACAAGGGCAAGATCGACCGGGTGCCCTGGAAGGACGGCTACCAGCAGACGGCCTGGCTCTCCAAGCAGCGGCTCACCAAGGAGATCGCGCTGGACGCCAAGGCCGACCTGGTCTTCGCCGGCTGGCACTACGGCTTCGACGAGGGCAGCGGCGTCACCCCGCAGGCGTTCCGGGCGCTCGGCATCGACTCGTACGTGCTGAGCGAGTCCTGCCGCAGCGGCAAGGGCACCGAGCGCGGTGTGATGGACCCGCTGGAGGCGCTCTACACCGACCTCGCCAACCTCGGCGAGATCTTCGACGTCCGGGACCGCGCCGACCGGCTGATCGCCGACTCCAGGGCCCGGATCGCCGCCGTCCCGCAGCCCGAGCACCGCCCGTCCGTCTTCCTGTACGACAGCGGGCAGGACAAGCCGTACACCGCCGGGAAGTTCGCCGCTGCGAACCAGATCATCGCCAAGGCCGGCGGGACCAACATCATGGGCGAGCTGGCCGACACCTGGGTGACGGCCGGCTGGGAGAGCGTGGTGCAGAGCGACCCCGAGGTGATCGTGATCAACGACTACGCGACCCCGGGCGCCGAGGAGAAGCGGAAGTTCCTCAGGTC
The genomic region above belongs to Streptomyces sp. 1331.2 and contains:
- a CDS encoding ABC transporter ATP-binding protein — encoded protein: MTGPIPADDLTRPAPAQGLAVDAVSVQLAGARLVHEVSLRAAAGRVVGLIGPNGSGKSTLLRCVYRVLRPAGGTVRLDGDDLHALTARETARRVAALTQEHSAEFDFTVAEVVAMGRLPHRRGFGAPTDRDRERCAEALRKVRAGHLADRGFLSLSGGEKQRVLFARALVQEPRLLVLDEPTNHLDIAHQLEVLALAREAGPTVLTALHDLNLAAGHCDLLYVLRAGRIVASGPPAEVLQPALLAEVFGVRATPVRHPGTGALQLLFDRLT
- a CDS encoding ABC transporter substrate-binding protein, with product MRTKAVATAALLTLGLTACGAEIAPKEAAAGSAHYPVTVRNCGEQLTFPQKPARVVTNDVNITELMLSLGLADRMAGYVMPDDKGKIDRVPWKDGYQQTAWLSKQRLTKEIALDAKADLVFAGWHYGFDEGSGVTPQAFRALGIDSYVLSESCRSGKGTERGVMDPLEALYTDLANLGEIFDVRDRADRLIADSRARIAAVPQPEHRPSVFLYDSGQDKPYTAGKFAAANQIIAKAGGTNIMGELADTWVTAGWESVVQSDPEVIVINDYATPGAEEKRKFLRSFPPLANVSAIRNDRIFVLDYVDLVESPRNPAAIGALADYLRTVPAR